The genome window CCCGTGGATGGAGACTCCATAAGAATTTGGGGCTTGCTCTGCATCCATGCTTGTGCTGAAAAACGGGTATGGCAAATGGCGGAAGCGGAGTTGCTCCAGCATATTGCAGATCAGTTGGCGATCGCCATTCAGCAATCCGAACTTTACCATCGTTTGCAGCAGGCCAACCAAGATTTGGAATATCTTGCAACCCACGACAAACTCACCAAAATCGCGAATCGGCGCTCATTCGAAGATATCAGTCAGCAAGAGTGGCACCGCCTAGCCCGGGAACAACAACCCATATCGTTGATCATGGCGGATATCGATTTCTTCAAACAGTACAATGATACCTACGATTTCAGGTTGCTCAGGCTATTCAGACAACGCTTAAACGTCCTGGAGACTTGGTCGCCCGCTATGGAGGCTAAGAATTTGTGATTATTTTGCCGAATACGGATGTCACGGGTGCGATCGCCGTTGTGCAGGCAATTCAGGCCAGCGTGCAAGCCCTAGCGATTCCTCATATCCGATCGAAAATTAGTGATTACATCACTTTGAGTTTAGGCATCGCCAGCACCATTCCAAACATTGCCACTACGG of Synechococcales cyanobacterium T60_A2020_003 contains these proteins:
- a CDS encoding diguanylate cyclase; the protein is MIILPNTDVTGAIAVVQAIQASVQALAIPHIRSKISDYITLSLGIASTIPNIATTVETLLAAADAGLYKARERGRNGFAITPIESIDPIPSRRNWVN